One Obesumbacterium proteus DNA window includes the following coding sequences:
- the dgt gene encoding dGTPase, with protein MDINLGAKFCYQRFYSVDSQELDDGYEIARRFESDRGRIINSAAIRRLQQKTQVFPLERNAAVRSRLTHSMEVQQVGRHIAKEVIHHLKKTGRISDLGLDLYLDSFESIVEMACLMHDIGNPPFGHFGESAINDWFSRRLGVIAEGQDFSDDESQCQVVVLRRNTADADLNILRGKVRIDLCNFEGNAQAIRLIHTLLRLNLTYAQIACVFKYTRPAYWTGEKPEQYSYLMKKPGYYWAEENFIHTLQRKVNIQEYHRFPLTYIMEAADDISYCVADLEDAVEKNIFTVEQLYNYLQDEWNKDGEGELFATIVGDAYSRMQTAGRSEAFFMYLRVNVIKVLVPHAADRFCHHLESIVEGAFNEPLIDDEGQENRLLDVFKNVARSYVFNHHEVEQLELQGYRVITGLLDIYSDLLDMPMDDFAKLVEDNKHKKFPIETRLFHKLSGKHLAAYREAVKQIKHLSNEQREVREYYYRARLIQDYISGMTDLYAYDEYRRLMAAE; from the coding sequence ATGGATATTAATCTAGGTGCTAAATTTTGCTATCAGCGGTTTTATAGCGTGGATAGCCAAGAGCTCGACGACGGATATGAAATAGCACGACGCTTTGAAAGCGATCGTGGGCGTATTATCAATTCAGCCGCCATTCGCCGACTACAGCAGAAAACACAGGTATTTCCTCTAGAACGAAACGCCGCCGTGCGGAGTCGTCTGACACATTCGATGGAAGTGCAGCAGGTTGGGCGACATATTGCCAAAGAAGTCATTCATCATCTGAAAAAAACAGGCCGCATAAGCGACCTCGGCCTAGATCTGTATCTTGATTCTTTTGAGAGCATCGTTGAAATGGCGTGCCTGATGCATGACATCGGCAATCCACCGTTTGGCCATTTTGGGGAATCAGCGATTAACGATTGGTTTAGCCGACGACTCGGTGTAATTGCGGAAGGACAGGATTTTTCAGATGATGAATCACAGTGCCAAGTTGTGGTGTTGCGCCGTAACACGGCTGATGCTGATCTGAATATTTTGCGTGGCAAAGTTAGAATTGATTTATGCAATTTTGAAGGTAATGCACAGGCAATACGGCTTATTCATACCTTACTTAGACTAAATTTAACCTACGCGCAAATTGCCTGTGTTTTTAAATATACCCGTCCAGCCTATTGGACTGGCGAGAAGCCAGAGCAATATAGCTACTTGATGAAGAAGCCGGGTTATTATTGGGCAGAAGAAAATTTTATCCATACCTTACAACGAAAGGTAAACATTCAGGAATATCACCGCTTTCCGCTGACTTATATAATGGAAGCGGCGGATGATATCTCATATTGTGTTGCGGATTTAGAAGATGCGGTAGAAAAGAACATTTTTACCGTAGAACAGCTTTATAACTATCTCCAAGACGAATGGAACAAAGATGGGGAAGGTGAACTCTTCGCCACGATTGTCGGTGACGCGTATAGCCGCATGCAAACAGCGGGTCGCTCAGAAGCGTTCTTTATGTATTTGAGAGTGAATGTCATTAAAGTGCTGGTACCGCATGCCGCCGACCGATTCTGTCATCATCTTGAGTCAATCGTTGAAGGTGCGTTTAATGAGCCGCTTATTGACGATGAAGGGCAAGAAAATCGTCTGCTTGACGTGTTTAAAAATGTAGCGCGCAGCTATGTGTTTAATCATCATGAAGTTGAACAGCTTGAACTGCAGGGATATCGCGTTATCACGGGGTTATTAGATATCTATAGTGATTTGCTTGATATGCCAATGGACGACTTTGCCAAACTCGTTGAAGATAATAAACATAAAAAATTTCCTATTGAAACTCGCCTATTTCATAAGCTTTCAGGAAAGCATCTTGCCGCTTATCGTGAAGCCGTTAAACAGATTAAACATCTGTCTAATGAGCAACGCGAGGTTCGAGAGTATTATTATCGGGCCCGTTTAATCCAAGATTATATCAGCGGTATGACCGATCTTTATGCTTATGATGAATACCGTCGCTTAATGGCTGCGGAATAA
- the mtnN gene encoding 5'-methylthioadenosine/S-adenosylhomocysteine nucleosidase, which translates to MKVGIIGAMEQEVAVLRDRIENRQTLQRAGCEIYTGTLGGVEIALLKSGIGKVSAAMGTTLLLEHCRPDVVINTGSAGGLASTLKVGDIVVSDEVRYHDADVTAFGYEPGQMAGCPAAFVADTNLIALAERCITALNLNAVRGLICSGDVFINGAEPLARIRATFPNVAAVEMEAAAVAHVCHAFNTPFVVVRAISDVADKESHLSFDEFLVVAAQQSSLMVEAMLQEFAKQA; encoded by the coding sequence ATGAAAGTAGGCATCATTGGTGCAATGGAGCAAGAAGTTGCTGTGCTGCGCGATCGCATTGAAAATCGTCAAACTCTGCAGCGCGCAGGCTGTGAAATCTACACGGGCACCCTTGGCGGTGTTGAAATCGCGTTGCTCAAATCGGGGATTGGTAAAGTCTCTGCCGCGATGGGCACGACCTTGCTACTGGAGCATTGCCGTCCAGACGTGGTGATAAACACCGGTTCTGCCGGTGGTTTGGCTAGCACGCTGAAAGTGGGCGATATCGTCGTTTCTGATGAAGTTCGCTATCACGATGCCGACGTGACGGCTTTTGGCTATGAGCCGGGCCAAATGGCGGGCTGCCCTGCCGCATTTGTCGCAGACACCAACCTGATTGCGCTGGCAGAACGCTGCATCACAGCGCTAAATCTGAATGCAGTTCGCGGCTTAATTTGCAGCGGCGATGTTTTCATTAACGGCGCTGAGCCGCTGGCTCGCATTCGTGCAACTTTCCCAAACGTTGCTGCGGTTGAGATGGAAGCGGCTGCGGTTGCCCACGTTTGCCACGCATTTAACACACCGTTTGTGGTGGTGCGCGCTATCTCTGACGTGGCAGACAAAGAATCGCACCTGAGCTTTGATGAGTTCTTAGTGGTTGCCGCTCAACAGTCCTCACTGATGGTCGAAGCGATGTTGCAGGAATTCGCTAAACAGGCCTAA
- the btuF gene encoding vitamin B12 ABC transporter substrate-binding protein BtuF, protein MKLKQPVSRLLGALWLLLCLPLSAADRVISLSPHTTEMAYAAGLGDKMVAASAYSNYPPAAEKLEKVASWQGINLERILALKPDLILAWRGGNPQRVLDQLAGFNIPIFYSDPKSIDGIADDLDRLASYSPTPQVAHDAANHFRDEVKMLREKYQRPTTTRVLMQFGTQPLFTTSKATIQSDLLSLCGATNIFADSPVPWPQVSREQVIVRKPQVIVVSGSQEQVETVKQFWQPQLNVPVIAINEDWLNRSGPRIILAAQSLCEQLDHLTPKTAQ, encoded by the coding sequence ATGAAACTGAAACAGCCTGTCTCACGCCTATTGGGCGCTCTTTGGCTGCTGCTGTGTCTGCCGCTCTCTGCGGCAGACCGCGTCATTAGCCTATCACCACATACCACCGAAATGGCGTATGCCGCAGGACTGGGCGATAAGATGGTTGCCGCCAGCGCTTATTCTAATTACCCGCCTGCTGCGGAAAAACTCGAAAAAGTGGCCTCATGGCAAGGGATAAACCTCGAACGCATTCTCGCCCTGAAGCCCGATTTAATTCTGGCATGGCGTGGAGGAAACCCTCAGCGCGTGCTCGATCAGTTGGCCGGATTTAATATTCCCATCTTTTATTCCGATCCTAAAAGCATTGATGGGATTGCCGACGATCTCGATCGCTTAGCCTCTTATAGCCCAACACCTCAGGTTGCTCACGATGCAGCAAACCATTTTCGTGACGAGGTGAAAATGCTACGTGAGAAGTATCAACGCCCAACCACAACTCGCGTACTGATGCAGTTTGGCACCCAGCCGCTTTTCACGACGTCTAAAGCCACCATTCAGAGCGATTTACTGTCGCTGTGCGGCGCCACTAATATTTTTGCCGACAGCCCAGTGCCTTGGCCTCAGGTGAGCCGCGAGCAGGTAATCGTCCGTAAACCGCAGGTTATTGTGGTCAGTGGCTCACAAGAGCAAGTTGAAACGGTGAAACAGTTTTGGCAGCCACAGTTAAACGTTCCCGTTATCGCCATCAATGAAGATTGGCTAAACCGCAGTGGCCCGCGCATTATTCTGGCAGCTCAGTCCCTGTGCGAACAATTAGATCACCTCACGCCTAAAACAGCACAATAA
- a CDS encoding TRIC cation channel family protein yields MLVYWLDILGTAVFAISGVLLAGKLRMDPFGVLVLGVVTAVGGGTIRDMALDHGPVFWVKDPTDLVVAMVTCLATIVLVRQPRRLPSWILPVLDAVGLAVFVGIGVNKAFAGGAGPLIAVCMGVITGVGGGMIRDVLAREIPMILRTEIYATACIIGGIVHVTAYATFGMDLQNAMMLGMFVTLAIRLAAIRWHLKLPTFTLDS; encoded by the coding sequence ATGCTGGTGTATTGGCTGGATATTCTAGGCACCGCGGTATTTGCTATCTCAGGCGTTTTATTGGCAGGCAAACTGAGAATGGACCCGTTCGGCGTGCTGGTTTTAGGCGTTGTTACCGCCGTTGGCGGCGGTACCATTCGAGATATGGCACTCGACCACGGGCCTGTTTTTTGGGTCAAAGATCCTACCGATCTCGTTGTGGCGATGGTGACCTGTCTAGCAACCATCGTACTGGTACGCCAACCACGACGTTTACCCAGTTGGATCCTGCCGGTGTTAGATGCGGTTGGTTTAGCCGTATTTGTGGGTATCGGTGTTAACAAAGCATTTGCCGGTGGCGCTGGCCCGCTGATCGCCGTTTGTATGGGCGTGATTACTGGCGTGGGCGGTGGCATGATCCGCGATGTTCTCGCTCGCGAAATTCCAATGATCCTACGCACTGAAATTTATGCAACCGCCTGTATTATTGGCGGTATTGTTCACGTTACCGCTTATGCAACCTTCGGAATGGATCTGCAAAATGCCATGATGCTAGGCATGTTCGTGACATTAGCCATTCGCCTTGCTGCCATTCGTTGGCATTTGAAACTCCCGACGTTTACTCTAGACAGCTAA
- a CDS encoding cupin domain-containing protein: protein MFFFYQNIAVEPAGEGVTRKVLAHGGTMMMVEVCFQTGAIGPLHNHPHEQSTYVKSGVFDFTIGDETHRVCAGDTLYKKPNVMHGCVCIEAGTLVDVFTPQREDFIS from the coding sequence ATGTTCTTCTTTTACCAAAATATTGCAGTTGAGCCAGCAGGTGAGGGCGTTACCCGCAAGGTTCTTGCTCACGGTGGCACGATGATGATGGTGGAGGTCTGCTTCCAAACTGGAGCGATTGGCCCATTACACAATCATCCCCATGAGCAAAGCACCTATGTGAAATCCGGCGTTTTTGATTTTACGATTGGAGATGAAACCCATCGGGTCTGCGCGGGCGATACGCTCTATAAAAAGCCCAATGTTATGCATGGCTGTGTATGCATTGAGGCGGGAACGCTGGTCGATGTATTTACACCGCAAAGAGAGGACTTTATTTCATAG
- a CDS encoding PTS ascorbate transporter subunit IIC, whose product MDYLLKVFGTPSIIIAFIAFCGLCLQKAKLTTIIKGTVLAFLGFVLIKTGGGILGGVLTMFSDLFTHAFGLRGVVPSNEAIMALTIDRLGRPAAIILFFAMIINILLARYTRFKSIYLSLHLIVFMAFSVTAALVGLGYSELFSIVFGSVVIGVYMAVFPTILSRFSRKIIGHNDYCIAHAASSSYLIASFLGKWFGNTSVNVEHVNVSDKFSFLKNSDVATFLTMFCLLGVSSLFSSNEYLVSIMEKKPYLVWLLEKSAVFAGGLFIAKKGVVLFAEEIVPAFKGISQTIAPGSIPAVDPMVLFDKSPNAVLIGFLVSFFAELCCIAIFPSLGLPIIVPGILASFTCGGTAAIFGNATGGLRGAIIASFVNGLLLCFLPALVLPLFSYLGATGVTFADPDFTILSAFIKYTFGLVH is encoded by the coding sequence ATGGACTATTTATTAAAAGTTTTTGGAACACCATCGATCATCATAGCTTTTATTGCTTTCTGTGGGCTTTGCCTGCAAAAGGCAAAGCTGACCACGATTATAAAAGGGACTGTACTCGCTTTTTTAGGCTTTGTGCTGATTAAAACAGGGGGCGGAATACTGGGGGGCGTATTAACCATGTTCAGCGACCTGTTTACCCACGCATTTGGTCTGAGAGGCGTAGTTCCTAGTAACGAAGCGATCATGGCGCTGACTATCGACCGACTAGGTCGTCCCGCGGCAATTATTCTATTTTTCGCTATGATAATTAATATTCTGCTTGCGCGATATACGCGTTTTAAATCTATCTATCTGTCATTGCATCTTATTGTTTTTATGGCTTTTTCAGTGACGGCTGCGCTGGTGGGATTAGGCTATAGCGAGTTATTTTCCATAGTCTTTGGCTCCGTTGTGATTGGCGTTTACATGGCCGTATTCCCAACGATTTTGTCCCGGTTTAGCCGGAAAATCATCGGTCATAATGATTATTGTATCGCTCACGCGGCCTCGAGCTCTTACCTTATTGCTTCTTTCTTAGGTAAATGGTTTGGCAACACTTCGGTTAACGTTGAGCACGTTAATGTCAGCGACAAATTTAGCTTTTTGAAAAACTCAGACGTAGCAACGTTTCTCACTATGTTCTGCCTTCTTGGTGTCTCTTCTCTATTTTCCAGTAATGAGTATTTAGTCAGCATTATGGAGAAGAAACCTTATCTGGTTTGGCTACTGGAAAAATCAGCGGTCTTTGCTGGCGGATTATTTATCGCTAAAAAGGGCGTGGTGCTATTTGCCGAAGAAATTGTTCCTGCGTTTAAAGGTATTTCCCAAACAATTGCTCCCGGTTCAATTCCGGCAGTTGATCCCATGGTTCTTTTTGATAAGTCGCCTAATGCGGTATTGATTGGGTTTTTAGTGAGCTTCTTTGCTGAACTTTGCTGTATCGCTATTTTCCCATCGCTTGGATTGCCGATTATTGTGCCGGGAATTCTAGCCAGTTTTACCTGCGGAGGTACCGCCGCCATATTTGGTAATGCCACCGGTGGTTTAAGAGGCGCAATCATTGCTAGCTTCGTTAACGGCTTATTACTGTGTTTCCTTCCCGCGCTGGTTTTACCGTTATTCAGCTACTTAGGTGCTACAGGTGTGACTTTCGCCGACCCTGATTTCACGATTTTATCCGCTTTCATTAAATATACGTTTGGTCTGGTGCACTAA